The following coding sequences are from one Nicotiana tomentosiformis chromosome 3, ASM39032v3, whole genome shotgun sequence window:
- the LOC104097527 gene encoding uncharacterized protein, translated as MLGRVRRSTISSLEQLESERPSSKLMKADSLSIYETTLMKLREGSRRDTSFPAECSIDGNNHCLTSGGSPREEASITDADSSSENLEDTSGCQPTGSSRETKKSNFSLAYMFSRYRSSQCAGGTADEDPMVIEDSICSANSSLSPNNSQLMSSSVQTLSAIPEHICSPMI; from the exons atgctGGGAAGAGTAAGACGGTCAACAATTAGCTCGCTGGAGCAACTGGAGTCGGAAAGGCCATCATCGAAGCTCATGAAAGCTGACTCTCTCTCCATCTACG AGACAACCCTTATGAAGCTAAGGGAAGGCTCTCGACGTGATACAAGCTTTCCTGCAGAGTGTTCAATAGATGGAAATAATCATTGCCTTACTTCAGGTGGTTCACCTAGAGAGGAGGCATCAATAACCGATGCTGATTCATCCAGTGAAAATCTTGAAGATACAAGTGGTTGTCAGCCCACAGGCTCCTCAAGAGAAACAAAGAAGAGCAACTTCTCTCTTGCTTATATGTTTTCCAGGTATAGAAGTTCTCAGTGTGCTGGAGGCACAGCTGATGAGGATCCAATGGTCATTGAAGATAGTatctgttctgcaaactcttcaCTTAGCCCTAACAATTCTCAGTTGATGAGCAGCTCAGTACAGACACTGTCCGCAATACCGGAACACATTTGCTCCCCTATGATTTGA